The stretch of DNA GCCGACATGCCGTTCGTCTCTGCGCAACATCTCGACCAACTGGGGAATGCGGGAGGCGTGATCTTCACGCGGCAACAGGATGGCCGTCCCGGAAGTCCCGCCGCCTTCCCGCGGCATGCCTTCTCCCGCCTGCTTCAGCTCCACGGAGATCGGGGTGCGGCGGCACTGGACTGGCCGTACGCCGCGCTGATGGACCCGGATGATGGGTGGGAGCTGAAGGATATCGACGAGCCCGCCGACCTTGTCGCTGCAAACCGGCGGCCGCGGTGATCGTTGTGGTGCAGCGCGTCTTTTGGCCACGAATGGCCGACGAGTAGCGATCGGCCTAGCAGCGCTGGCTAGTCGAACAACCCGGTGTTTGCGGCGGCCTGCGCGAGGAATTCGAACGAACGAATGCGGGCCGTATGATCGTAGATCTGCGAGGTCACGATCAACTCGTCGGCTTCGGTACGTTCGACAAGTTCCTTGAGGTTTCGCTCGGCGGTTTCCAACGAGCCGATGGCCGAACAGGAGAGCACGTTCTCAAGGGTCGCGCGTGTCGACGGCGATAGAGTGTCGACGAAATCCGAACTTGGCGGCGGCAACTGCATCGGCTGTCCCGTTCGCAAGGCGACGAAAGCCTGCTGGATCGATGTCGCCAGCAACTGCGCCTCGTCATCGGTATCCGCGACGAATGCGTTGAAACCCAGCATGACGTAGGGCCGATCGAGCTGTTCCGAGGGCTCGAAGGAACGGCGGTAGATATCGATCGCCTCCATCATCATCTGCGGCGCGAAGTGCGAAGCGAACGCGTAGGGAAGGCCCAGGGTCGCCGCCAGCTGCGCGCCGAACAGGCTGGAGCCGAGGATATAGATGGGAATGTCGAGGCCCTCACCCGGAACGGCCCGGACGCGTCCGTGGCTACCTCGGAAGTATCCCATCAGTTCCATGACGTCGTTCGGAAATTGCCGTTCGTCCGATGTCATGCTTCGTCGCATGGCGTAGGCCGCGCTCTGATCCGTACCGGGGGCACGCCCCAACCCGAGATCGACGCGGCCCGGATACAGCGATTCAAGAGTTCCGAACTGCTCTGCGATGATGAGCGGGGCATGGTTGGGCAACATCACGCCCCCCGATCCGATCCGGATGGTGGAGGTCTGCGATCCGACGAAAGCGAGCGCGACGGCCGTTGCGGCACTCGCGACTCCGGGCATGGAATGATGCTCCGCCATCCAGTAGCGGGTGTAGCCCAATCTTTCCGCAGCCCGCGCCAAGTCCGCCGACTGACGCAGCGCTTCGCCCGCATCGCTGCCCTCCACGATGGGCGCCAGGTCGAGGACAGAAAGTTTGGGCATGGGACTAAGATGGTCGGTCGCGCGATGAATTCAATTCTGCGAGCCTGATGGCATCCCTCGACAACCGTAAGGTCTCCGCGCGGGCAGCCCATTGAAAGCGACAATTTCCGTCGATCAAACTCAATTCCAAACCGCCGGCGTTGGGTTTTCCGCATTTTGTTCGGCGAGTCACGGCACCTTTCAATCGCGGCGTAGATCCGGTCTCTCGGAATGCACCAGGGAACCGATCGCGCAGGCGATGGCGTTTTCCGCGCTTCTCATGTCTACGGAGCCGTCCATGAGTTCGATGGTGATCCGATATTTGCCGAGGTCGGTCGTTCCGTAGTCGAAAACGATCTGGGACTGATCGGCCCCTGTCTTGCCGCGCTGCCGGTCGGTTCGACTCCTGTTTGCATCGAGTGAGG from Sphingomicrobium sp. XHP0239 encodes:
- a CDS encoding LLM class flavin-dependent oxidoreductase, with amino-acid sequence MPKLSVLDLAPIVEGSDAGEALRQSADLARAAERLGYTRYWMAEHHSMPGVASAATAVALAFVGSQTSTIRIGSGGVMLPNHAPLIIAEQFGTLESLYPGRVDLGLGRAPGTDQSAAYAMRRSMTSDERQFPNDVMELMGYFRGSHGRVRAVPGEGLDIPIYILGSSLFGAQLAATLGLPYAFASHFAPQMMMEAIDIYRRSFEPSEQLDRPYVMLGFNAFVADTDDEAQLLATSIQQAFVALRTGQPMQLPPPSSDFVDTLSPSTRATLENVLSCSAIGSLETAERNLKELVERTEADELIVTSQIYDHTARIRSFEFLAQAAANTGLFD